The stretch of DNA atcaccaccagtttgaacggctcgttgaaccaatgaaagcAAATGTAGACATTGCTCGAGGTTTTTGTGGAGGCAGGATTGGAGGATTTGACTACcacaagaaatcgacgctaaaagagaattaAATGATGCATTACATGAATAACAAAAACTGTTTTGCTgagaaaaaaagtgaaattcgtGCGTGACTCTTTACGGAATTGATTGCAGTTATGAAAATgcatgaaaaagttcattttctaataattatatattttttaaagaaaattgttccacgctgtcgtttttattacacatgcatgcgtgccttacgcctattaagctttattctttgagggaaaatgaatttactccaaaacataaccatattaacatttttggaaatacattttcatagcagatgcctcaaaaaatttttttggcatcctttctatagtgctttatgaaacatttcaaacatgtttcaaaatatttcatcacaaccgctgacattcgagcttgcTAATGAATGgagcagttttcctcgatttctataattccagattttactcggtgtgatagtgatagcgattgtatcgaatcctcgattcgatttctataatagggcccaataactttcattaaaattttaagaACTTTAAATTGCTTTTGGGCCCACTAATccgatagagagtaaattggctCACAAACATAGATTTTGACACAAGATGTCGCACAGTTTCCTAGACACCTCGAATGATGGAGcgagatcagaaaatccggatttgcaTCATTATTGCCCATCATATCAATTTTGTCAACCTTACACAATCATTGTTATCGTCATTCTGATGAAGTAATGtcattattatttatcgtgTAAGGGACCCTTTAGTGCATTGTGCTATGCGAACGCAACACGtgagagactcgatgttgtacgtgaaagggttaatggaCAGCACAGCTGGAAATAATTTACTCGATTTTCCAAATAGTAGACGTCTAACTTGAAACACAAAACAATGGATTACTACCGCAACAATTTAGGaacaagaaacaaattccagaaCTGAGAGTTCATAACACCAATTCAGACTCAGAATTTGGCGGTAAGAGGGCAGCAGATAGAAGATTTTCTGTCAATTTCGCCAAATGGTTTTCGTAGCGAGATTGATGGCGTGTTTGCTTACTAGCGAACGATCGGATTCGTTCACCTTTGTGTATTATTCTAAAATAACTAGATCCATGCAACAAGTGATGGGAGTCGGTCTCTTCTTTAACACACGCTCTACAGTTCACAATAACAAAGTTCAgattgtttgtgcacctaataACATAACAATGGTAACATCATATCAACTATTCCGCCATACGGTCCAAATAACATTGAAACaaaaggaatattcttacgccaaaAAATGCGATATTATGTGGTTTACcattatgtatcaataatataaACATGCACACAATTGaatccggctctgttatagCTGAAAATACTAACaaacttgaaataaaatgaaacgaatgggatttcaaaaaatcactAGACACCGTGATACCAGCTTTATCGCGTTTCACGGATTGTTTTAATATAGAATCATCTAAAACATCAGACCCTAATGTTGTAGTTTTATTAATATTAAATCCTTTAATCGACTGTACTGTATTGTTTCAATTCATTCACTTCACTCAAGTGCACATTTCCTCATCCATAATCTTGGCAATCCACTCCGGCTCGGCTGCGCTTATTTTTTCGATCAAACCATTCACTTGATAGCAGAGACTTTGTATTTGTTTATCCCACTGCGGCAGAATTTCTCGAGCTGTAAGATAAAAGAAAGGTGAAATCAAAACATCGAAGCATTCGAAACAAATGTAATCTACATACTTTCGAAATGAACAACACCATCGATCTGATCGATGTAACCGTTCATGCGTCCTTCAGTGATCATTTGACTTGCAATTCGTTCCGCTTTGGGTGGTGCTATCTCCAACAGCGAACCCAACTCATCAAAAGTAATGTTGTTGTACAGTTTACTAGCCGACAGCAAATTGTGTTCAAACACAGCGCGATCGAGAATTGTGGACCCATCAATGGTTGATGCCTTCTGATGAGCTTGAAGCAGAGCTTCAAAATCCTGCAGCTCTGATCGACGAATTATACGATCCaaatacattttttccaaaatcgaATATGCCGGCAAATGTTGGCAACGTTCATCCTTGAAGAGAGTAGCTAACATACGTGATCTTTGTTGTCCTGCCGAAGCCAACACGGTACAAATCAGTGCTTTCTTGAGAGCTGTCATTCGTTCACCCTCATCCACAATGGTACGATAAGATAGTTCGTTGTATCGTTGGGCAGCTTCAATAAACTTACGGCGATAGTCAAGAACACGGGCATAGCAAACCTTGTACAGAATCTGTAATTTTTCATCCTTCGTATCCGCTTGCAGGATAGAAGCACGATTGATGAATGCCTCCGCCTGTACCGGATCTTCGTCCTCTAAGTAAAGACGCGCAATTTTGAGGTACGTTTCCAGTTTGTAGTCCAGTGAATAGGGTCTATTGGGAATGAAAAACAGTTGTAGAGACTACATATATTATACATAAAATTAACCCACTTTTGACCGGTTTCCAGCGGGATTCCACCCAACACATTTGCAGCCTCTTTCCAGTTTTGGTTTCGCTCATAGATTTGAGCCAAGTGCTGCCGGATACAAGCAACTTGTTCTTCGAATGAGATCACTCGAGGTTGTACCTTATCAAGGGTGAAATGTGAGACTGCTTTCGAAATATCATCGGGCAATTTTGTTAGATGAGTGCTAACTTCTGATAGTATTTGCCGAGAAATAACCAAGCTTACATGCTCATTAAcgactgaaaaaaaatagtttaatcGATTACCCTAACCAGTGTTGTTTAGTACTCACTCGCTTCGATGAATATTTTTAATGTGTCCACTAATTCGTTACCAGTATTTAACAGAATTTGCTCCAGCAAAGCACGATATTTGTCAGCTTGTTCTTTGTGTATCCCCGACGAATTGGTCAACGCTGCAAGCTGACTGCGAATTGCACTTGGAGAGATTGCCATGGCTGTAATAATAGAAttgttttcgagaaaatattCGCTCCTTGTTACGCCACAAGTCAATAGCTGCACAAAAACGAACAATTTTGTAAGTACGAATGATAAATTGACAGATACCCGGTTTGCATTGTTTGgtacaagacgggtctatggtactaggtgaggccgtttcgtcactaagttggtaggggagtggtatatgaaaacagcacggaagaaaaggtggccgtacactgtttgcccagaggtcaaatatttgatattttttgacagataaagtttgatttgatatttgtacaaacactattttgtttgccactcttcaattttcaacagtagtaaacaatatcaaacaccgaacatggaaaaaaaacaactgaaatattcaaggtaacctaacaatgtaccgacaggttcgaagaacagactgaaaaaatattttaggcatccaataattgaatatttgtttgtcgtgttttgtgtacaatatatttgatcagtacacgttgaccaaattttatctgtcaaaaagagtcaaatatttggcttcggtcaaacagtgtataagCACccaaagtagaaggggaattatttgcttgttgctaaagagacagactgatcacgagcgagcttcggcaatagcgtattgtgttttgtttagaaacaaaacacagtagacttccaagatgtctgaagagtggttttagcaagttggcccaccttagtatatacttctaggcgccttggaagaaagcagaaggggaattatttgcttgtagcgtgaaagagacagactgattacgagcgagcttcggcacccTAAGGTGGGCTAGCTTGCtaaaaccaagacgggtctatggtactaggtgaggccgtttcgtcactaagttgtagacttccaagatggctgaagagtggttttagcaagttggcccaccttaggatatacttctacgcgccttggctaACACCAacacgggtctatggtactaggttaggcggcggtgacactggatgcagaaaagtggtcgtacgaattgtatgcaatagtgaagctaaacaaccacattgagttgtattggtgtggttacattgcttcccccttgcttcgtttgtattcgtcagcttctatcgaacaaaattgtttgtttctattcgtacaatcaaattttcgtgcatactcctatccaaagtaaccttagccttaggccgtttcgtcactaagttggttagtggagcggtatatgaaaacagtacggaagaaagcagaaggggaattatttgcttgtagcgtgaaagagacagactgatcacgagcgagcttcggcactagtgtattgtgttttgtttacaaacaaagcacagtagacttccaagatggctgaagagtggttttagcaagttggcccaccttaggatatacttctacgcgccttggctaaaaccactcttcagccatcttggaagtctactgtgttttgtttgtaaacaaaacacaatacgctagtgccgaagctcgctcgtgatcagtctgtctcctTCACgatacaagcaaataattccccttctgctttcttccgtactgttttcatataccgctcccctaaccaacttaaggctgatttagacgatgccagtcagcgctctagttgaagtatccagtgaatagagaacagacactctgttcaagttagaggccaattacttgttcgatactggtacaaatgacttggacagagtgtctgttatctgttcactggatacctcaactagagcgctgactggcatcgtctaaatcagcctttagtgacgaaacggcctcacctagtacccaatgaagtacatatagaggtggagcagtaggcgaagtgtatctgtatttgcaagcaaaatatcgtgtcgtaattatttgcattctatatggaatgtatatggaagaaacaaaacaatgttgaaagtactcacggttgcatgataatttgagccaaaattctcatgaaatcattcaactggttgttttctagcaggtgacaattatatcgtggcttatttcgattattcatgtggtaaaaaggtccagagagcagtcgaatgcttagttctcgaaagcagtaacatgtTCGGTGAAAttctgattaattggcgatttttatctcacaacatacacaccgacactgagagccttcgaaacatcaacttcataacgataaaataatgaaataatgtttttcattgataaattactttctgaaaatagcattttcacatggatgcggtgggcaatcaaagataaacacaacgactgacgtcactatttgcgaaatagttatgccagcgcatgctatgtcgctcgaaattcgaccatcttcattaccttttttccaggacattgcctagtaccatagacccgtcttgattgcAATCAAGGCGCCTAGTAGTATATACtgaggtgaggccgtttcgtcactaagttggttaggggagcggtatatgaaaacagtacggaagaaagcagaaggggaattatttgtctgtagtgtgaaagagacagactgatcacgagcgtgCTTTGGCACTAAcgcattgtgttttgtttacaaacaaaacacagtagaagtCCAAGACGGCTGAAGAGtaattttagcaagttggcccaccttagggtataccaagacgggtctatggtactaggtgaggccgtttcgtcactaagttggttaggggagcggtatatgaaaacagcatggaagaaagtagaaggggaattatttgcttgtagcgtgaaagagacagactgatcacgaacgagcttcggcaatagcgtattgtgtgttgtttacaaacaaaacacagtagacttccaagatggctgaagagtggttttagcaagttggcccaccttagtatatacttctaggcgccttggggtatacttctaggcgccttgattcgATGTTAGTATGGAACAGCGAAAGCTCGATAATTCAAACccaatacaattttttaacgGACTAAAGTGGTCTACAAATACGACATACTAAATCATGATGGTTAGAATACTGATAGGCCTGAAACCATGTACTGACATACATTAAATATTCACAGCAGTgaaactccatacaattcacccactacaaaaagtccaTATTGAAAAGGCCtttgtagccacattggtttcgCGTTcgtttactaagcgatcgatcgtgagttcaaaactcaggacccttaattgaccatctttgtgttgttatagaattaCTACGTCCAAAcaataatcatcagcgatggagatcgattcagtgTCGGAGTCCTGGCCTCTCTCTATCCATATTCAAGCTCTGCTTGCAACAATGAAaccatcgggctgttgtgctataaataacacaacaatggtcaaatcaactgtctccgctgtccggtctactgaacaatggaagaacaaaaagaatactcttacgcctaaaatgacttctgtgtaatttacaatttatagataccataaacatgtaacatgtacacgattaaatccgGCTCCGTCAcaactaaaatgctaatgagcctgaataaataaataaatgggataaaaaaagtgTCCAAATTTTCAATCCTTGTGTacatgaagaatataattttttcaggcataTTTGTTTTGAGAGTGTATCGATTTTTgtctgtcttgacgcaaggtctttgatgaagaatgataagatgggaagattgatataaacatgtttataattacgtaagtttattcaaatattaaaattgcccttatattaactattcagtgcaattttataaaactttgaaagagaaattaaaaaggaatgtgttttttcaattatttttctgatataaccatatcagaaaaataattgaaaaaacacattcctttttaatttctctttcaaattttcaaaatccatgattacctttgctttattatttatcCCACATTATTTGTCAATTTTTGCTGCTTTTCGTTTTTTGACCTATCAGTTTGACAGACCTATCAGTTTGACAGTGCAATTGAAGTTTAAAATTGCAacaaaattgcgacaagatagaaatttgttgtgaaagaacgaattgtggaaaattgaGTGGCAAATTTTCTCAGCTTTTTAATAAAAGTTTTTCTATAGTCCTAAGTTAGTAACGTTTTTTAAGTAGTAATTTAAAAAACGTAacataaaacaacaaaaagagTCCTCGATTGTAGGATATTTGAAgatagaaaaatattatatgataaaatttaattgtatataaaaatattacacttacgATGGTGATATGCGAGAAAATATACATACATACAATACACGTTCGCTTATTGGcatttttttagttggagttttttttaattggcgGTTCACTAGTTTCAGTGCTAATCAGTGCCAAATGAgccaatcaaaaagcaatcatccgtcataattgtatgtcagctTTACTCTGTTGTTTGAATGctatttttattgaagggtctttaaccctcctgtactcgcgtgcaaaatcataacacgtatactcgcgcacggtgtcacagaccgaaaattaaacttctctgtaatgttgccattgtgtatttttcaggcctTATCGACATTTATTCGAAGAAGAGgatatgaatgaatgaaaaaactcaaaaaatatgttttcttcgtctttattatgttttagtagccatctaattcagcctcctcaaaatagagtaatttttaatactccaacacaaataacgaaattcgaatttttcactgttactaattaaaaataagcaactgaatatgaaagtataaagagctataaaataacataaaaacgtattaatcgattgtggtttcattatagtaagaatcagaacatagcataactacatgctcgaaacaaacatattttttacatttcatgcagttgttgtgtgtttttcgggtcttttatcgaagagaagaatgtataacgaccttctagataattactagatgataaaggttctggaatataaagtttgcatatttcttatATTATTTGTcactgttttcttggtaaactatgaattaatgccttttgttagatggggcataaaaagatgatataaaaggatttctaggaacttccttttctttttcttgttttcttgtcgatattgtccattataaaaaaatatccacaaactgtaactgttaaaaattaccataagctaccgattagtttatagtttactgtttacaattcctccacaagtgaaattctttcacaagtgtgtatatgtatataatggtcatacatatacacacttgtgaaagaatttcactttagcgaataactaaacgaaagtcaaacatttatattttgcttttggacgcatgaatctaacgacgaatatatcgacgaatagttaatatatggatccgttcaatccagttacaaaagggactgaaatcaaataagaatagatcttatgcattatattcaataaatattccacgccactcggtgtgtcagaccgaaagtgttaaaaagtggcacacgtccccctTTGTACctacacatgcgatacgctaaacgatgacgaacgacgaataacgaagctagagagaatcgcaaagtcgtaatgttgatattttctgagaaatgaacgaattattgatttatcggtctgacagaccaatgcgcgagtatttGAGTGTTAAgtgttaaactcaaaaaataaaagcacaatataaaagtttttagttttttagtttgtttgacaaatgtatttatttaaaaacatatataaatatttaaagTGAATTATATAACATACACTgttcaaggaagttaatgatacttatatattattattacacagccattccatgccaaaccaatatagtagttctcagattttcgtcaaaagtggtaattttgttctttatcgcaaaacattaataACCAACAGAGAAAACCACAGAGAAAACCGCGTAACGTCACAAGGCTAGAAATATTCTGACGCGAAGAAAAACATCGTGGTTATAAATGCCACACGGAAAATGCTTAAGTGGAAGCGGCGGTCTCTCACAATCCTGTGTTCCCCTATGATtccccggttagtttgaaaaatAGGATACGATCTTTTAGTAAGGCCTGGTGCAATACGTTTACCCGGTTAATTTTCGTTTTAAAATACATCATTCATTGCAATTCGAAACTAttgtactacatgggctgaaaagtcccgggatttttaacgaaaacaattgtttttttggGTAAagttgtatttattcctcaacatagtttccttcgagggcaataaaCTTGGTAcagagtttccaacatttcgattccctttctgtagtacgaaacgtttaagtcttcgaaatatgcctcagagCTAGTGGcaaatgaacctctcgaaattattcattttttagaggcgcccgggacttttcagctcaTGTATTATCAAGATCTGAAGAAATTTCCACATTTATAGACATTTTGGTTTGGACATTTAGCTATTTTCAGAAATGTTAAGGTGGCcttacactgtttgcccggaggtcaaatatttgatattttttgacagataaggtttgatttgatatttgtataaacactattttgtttgccactcttcaattttcaacagtggtaaacaatttcaaacaccgaacatggaaaaattcCGCTggaatattcaaggtaacctaaccatgtaccgacaggttcgaagaacaaactgaaaaaaatattttagacatccaataattgaatattttcttgtcgtgttttgtgtagaatatatttgattagtacacgttgaccaaattttatctgtcaaaaagagtcaaatatttggcttcggtcaaacagtgtatgagcacccttagataATAATAACATTTCGCTTTTTTGTGGgggggggggtcttcgtagccacattggtggCGCGTTCGCCTAGTaagtgttgttatagaataactacgtctacgcaacaatcatcagcgatggagatcgatctacggtcgaaataagatcgattcatccatacagtTCCTCTGTTCTGCAAGGAACATCGGactgttgttctattaataacacaataatgatcattccaactgtctccgctgtccggtggtctaactgaacaatggaagaacagaagaaatactcttacgcctaatatgacaactgtgtaatgtgctatttataggtACGacaaaaacatgtaacatgtacacgattaaaattcggctcagttacagctaaaatgctaatgagcctaaataaataaacaaacgggATAAAAAACATTACGCCTTTTCTTTGCGGTTATTTCTGTTACCCTCATTTCCTCATAATTAAgttgatattaacaaatatATTACCTGATGGGCCGCACAGTGCCGTCATATGTGCACAATTTTTGCAAAACTAACGTTGTTTCACTTATTCTATCAGATATCGCacaaaataaattagttttaAATGAACGTTTATTTTTCAGAATCGATAGAATCATGTTGATTATGAATCGTGATGGATACAAATTCCATCGAAGCATATGGAAACTATTAATCCTACGTGGATGTTGTTATTatgttatactagctgacccggcaaacgttgttctgccatataaatgatttctagtgaatattttgggtgttaaatggaacatatacagtaagttacatt from Toxorhynchites rutilus septentrionalis strain SRP chromosome 3, ASM2978413v1, whole genome shotgun sequence encodes:
- the LOC129776471 gene encoding COP9 signalosome complex subunit 4, with the protein product MAISPSAIRSQLAALTNSSGIHKEQADKYRALLEQILLNTGNELVDTLKIFIEAIVNEHVSLVISRQILSEVSTHLTKLPDDISKAVSHFTLDKVQPRVISFEEQVACIRQHLAQIYERNQNWKEAANVLGGIPLETGQKPYSLDYKLETYLKIARLYLEDEDPVQAEAFINRASILQADTKDEKLQILYKVCYARVLDYRRKFIEAAQRYNELSYRTIVDEGERMTALKKALICTVLASAGQQRSRMLATLFKDERCQHLPAYSILEKMYLDRIIRRSELQDFEALLQAHQKASTIDGSTILDRAVFEHNLLSASKLYNNITFDELGSLLEIAPPKAERIASQMITEGRMNGYIDQIDGVVHFETREILPQWDKQIQSLCYQVNGLIEKISAAEPEWIAKIMDEEMCT